In Syntrophus gentianae, a single window of DNA contains:
- the nfi gene encoding deoxyribonuclease V (cleaves DNA at apurinic or apyrimidinic sites), with product MMLTTKPLHSWDVTCREAVAIQQVLREKLILCDDEIPAPVRWIAGADISYSRGDDRFFGVVVMLSYPSMEITEMSSFSDRVSFPYVPGLLSFREGPVLLKAFEKLKQRPNIVLFDGQGIAHPRGIGLASHMGLFLDLPTIGCAKTKLVGRYGEVGAERNSFTDLYHKDSVVGAVVRTKSRVKPVFVSQGHRISLKRAIEIVLACCKGYRLPEPVRQAHLAVNKLRAEASSRD from the coding sequence ATGATGTTGACGACGAAACCTCTGCATTCCTGGGATGTAACCTGCCGGGAAGCCGTGGCCATTCAGCAGGTGCTTCGGGAAAAGTTGATCCTTTGTGACGATGAAATCCCAGCACCTGTCCGTTGGATTGCCGGGGCGGACATTTCGTATTCCAGGGGCGATGACCGTTTTTTCGGGGTGGTCGTGATGCTTTCTTATCCCTCGATGGAGATAACTGAAATGTCGTCCTTCTCCGATCGCGTCTCTTTTCCCTATGTTCCCGGTTTGCTGAGTTTCCGTGAGGGGCCGGTATTGCTGAAGGCCTTTGAAAAGCTGAAACAGCGTCCCAATATCGTCTTGTTCGACGGTCAGGGCATTGCTCACCCGCGCGGCATCGGCCTGGCTTCCCACATGGGGCTTTTCCTGGATCTCCCGACGATCGGCTGCGCAAAGACAAAACTGGTTGGAAGGTATGGGGAAGTCGGAGCGGAAAGGAACAGCTTTACGGATCTGTACCATAAGGATTCAGTCGTCGGCGCCGTCGTGAGGACCAAGAGCAGGGTTAAACCTGTTTTCGTATCTCAGGGACACCGCATCAGCCTGAAACGGGCAATCGAGATTGTTCTGGCATGCTGCAAGGGATATCGCCTTCCGGAGCCTGTCCGTCAGGCCCATCTGGCCGTAAATAAGCTTAGAGCAGAAGCATCCTCCCGGGATTAG
- a CDS encoding response regulator, producing the protein MIKILVADDHTIVREGLKQIVGEVDDMAVADEAGNGQEALAKIREGDYDVVLLDISMPGRSGLEILKDIRAERPKLPVLILSMHSEEQYAVRALRAGASGYLTKASAPDELIGAIRKVSRGRKYVTASLAEKLALELDADTQKPPHETLSDREYQVMLMLAAGKSVTEIADELCLSVKTISTYRSRILEKMNMKKNAELTLYAVQNHLVG; encoded by the coding sequence ATGATCAAGATCCTGGTAGCGGATGACCATACCATCGTTCGGGAAGGGTTGAAGCAGATTGTCGGGGAAGTTGACGACATGGCGGTGGCCGATGAAGCGGGAAACGGCCAGGAAGCGCTTGCGAAGATCCGGGAAGGCGATTATGACGTGGTCCTCCTCGATATCTCCATGCCGGGGCGAAGCGGTCTGGAGATTCTGAAGGACATCCGGGCCGAGCGGCCGAAGCTTCCCGTTCTGATTTTAAGCATGCATTCCGAGGAACAGTATGCCGTTCGGGCGCTCCGGGCAGGGGCTTCAGGCTATCTGACCAAAGCCAGCGCGCCCGACGAGCTCATCGGGGCGATTCGCAAGGTGTCCCGGGGGCGGAAATACGTCACGGCGTCGCTGGCGGAAAAGCTGGCCCTGGAACTGGACGCCGATACCCAGAAGCCTCCCCACGAAACGCTTTCCGATCGCGAATATCAGGTGATGCTCATGCTGGCAGCGGGAAAATCCGTCACGGAGATCGCCGACGAACTCTGTCTGAGCGTCAAGACCATCAGCACCTATCGCTCCCGGATTCTGGAAAAAATGAATATGAAGAAAAACGCGGAGCTGACGCTCTACGCCGTTCAAAATCACCTTGTGGGCTGA
- a CDS encoding NlpC/P60 family N-terminal domain-containing protein yields the protein MKIKICLLVGILAILILSGYGHSQDRIKDISTLKQDHAFYLSGKAADSAIVDDEIQKAFNESYTRRYFSVWHQDRPRCSREDVLWDFNKYGENPGYGENQRRHERSWVEALKQNASLDRYPNRGIRGIALVNTDLRALPTSRPCFEGLDSDSGYPFDRLQISAITANSPVYVSHVSQDKAWVHVETSTYFGWVNARDIAFVEESFARSWQNGRYAVLIRDRIPIYNEKGRFCFKAPLGAQFPLLREEGEFLDVMIAVADENRQAVLSVARLARENAVPRPFKMTRANLARVANELINQPYGWGGLHQNRDCSSMLMDFFAPFGIWLPRNSKQQAHEAGRFIDLGNLSPEEKEAAILSYGIPYATLIWRKGHIMLYMGSYEGKALIFHNMWGVTTQDPRGRKGRKVVGRSVITTLRPGIESCNGRAPGCDPLQSVLGMTLLLPNAPMPPEPASPSQVSNP from the coding sequence ATGAAGATCAAGATCTGCCTGCTGGTGGGTATACTGGCGATCCTGATTCTGTCCGGTTATGGTCATTCTCAGGATAGAATCAAGGACATCAGCACCCTGAAGCAGGACCACGCCTTTTACCTTTCCGGGAAAGCCGCCGATTCGGCCATCGTAGACGATGAGATTCAGAAAGCTTTCAATGAGTCGTATACTCGCCGGTATTTTTCCGTCTGGCATCAGGACAGGCCCCGCTGTTCCCGGGAAGATGTTCTCTGGGATTTCAACAAATACGGCGAAAATCCGGGATACGGCGAAAACCAGCGCAGGCATGAGCGAAGCTGGGTGGAGGCTTTGAAGCAGAATGCCAGTCTGGACCGTTACCCGAATCGGGGAATCCGGGGAATCGCCTTGGTCAATACGGATCTGCGGGCCCTGCCGACTTCCAGACCTTGTTTCGAGGGATTGGACAGCGATTCCGGTTATCCCTTCGACCGATTGCAGATATCGGCCATTACGGCCAATTCACCGGTTTATGTTTCCCATGTCAGCCAGGACAAAGCCTGGGTCCATGTGGAAACGAGCACCTATTTCGGCTGGGTGAACGCGCGGGATATCGCCTTTGTGGAAGAGTCCTTTGCCCGATCCTGGCAGAACGGACGGTATGCCGTCCTGATCCGGGATCGGATCCCGATTTACAATGAGAAGGGGCGGTTCTGTTTCAAGGCGCCCCTGGGGGCTCAATTCCCCCTGCTCCGGGAAGAAGGGGAGTTCCTGGATGTCATGATTGCCGTTGCTGATGAGAATCGTCAGGCGGTTCTGAGCGTCGCGCGGCTTGCCAGGGAAAATGCAGTTCCCAGACCGTTTAAGATGACCCGGGCAAACCTGGCGCGGGTGGCTAACGAACTCATCAATCAACCCTACGGTTGGGGCGGGCTCCATCAGAACCGGGATTGCTCTTCCATGCTGATGGATTTCTTCGCGCCTTTCGGCATCTGGCTGCCGAGAAATTCCAAACAGCAGGCCCATGAGGCCGGCCGTTTTATTGATCTGGGAAATCTGTCTCCCGAAGAAAAGGAGGCGGCCATTCTTTCCTACGGGATTCCCTATGCTACGCTGATCTGGCGCAAGGGGCACATCATGCTCTATATGGGGTCCTATGAGGGAAAGGCCCTGATCTTCCATAACATGTGGGGAGTAACCACCCAGGATCCTCGTGGCCGGAAGGGACGAAAGGTCGTGGGACGTTCGGTCATTACGACCCTCCGGCCCGGCATCGAGTCCTGTAATGGTCGTGCGCCGGGCTGTGATCCCCTGCAGAGCGTGCTGGGGATGACTCTCCTGCTGCCCAATGCGCCGATGCCGCCCGAACCGGCGTCACCTTCACAGGTGTCAAACCCGTAG
- a CDS encoding pyruvoyl-dependent arginine decarboxylase, translating into MYDFVPKKIFFTKGVGTHRDELHSFERALRDAGIEKCNLVQVSSIFPPGCRNISKIQGLKELIPGAITYCVMSRCCSNEPKRLLAASVGCAIPADKTSYGYISEHHAFGLTEKQAGDYAEDLAAAMLASTLGIDFNVDESWDEKKEIFKISGKIVRTRNVTQSTIVKDDRYTTVVAAAVFVF; encoded by the coding sequence ATGTACGATTTCGTCCCAAAAAAAATTTTTTTCACCAAGGGTGTCGGCACCCATCGAGATGAACTGCATTCCTTTGAGCGCGCCCTGCGAGACGCCGGGATTGAAAAGTGCAATCTGGTCCAGGTATCCAGCATCTTTCCGCCGGGATGCAGGAATATTTCGAAAATCCAGGGATTGAAGGAACTTATTCCGGGCGCCATCACCTACTGCGTCATGAGCCGGTGCTGCAGCAATGAACCAAAACGGCTCCTGGCCGCCTCCGTCGGCTGCGCCATCCCGGCCGACAAGACCTCCTACGGATACATCAGTGAACATCACGCCTTCGGTCTCACCGAGAAGCAGGCAGGGGATTATGCGGAAGACCTGGCCGCAGCCATGCTGGCCTCGACTCTGGGCATCGATTTCAATGTGGATGAAAGCTGGGACGAGAAAAAAGAAATTTTCAAGATCAGCGGTAAAATCGTGCGAACCCGCAATGTGACCCAGTCAACCATCGTGAAGGACGACCGCTATACAACGGTTGTCGCCGCCGCCGTTTTTGTTTTTTGA
- a CDS encoding acyl-CoA dehydratase activase: protein MNSLGICIGATTLSAVAVNNSEAGIKRSLLHLEPHDGNPRQAFLDLFSSLPIDHYDRIAVTGRKFRSFVNLTSLPEPQAVETALTFVCNGNVPLNAVISAGGETFLIYVLGKDGKICSVQTGNKCASGTGEFFLQQIRRLDLGLEEAIAFARQEQPYKVSGRCSVFCKSDCTHATNKGIPKRRIASGLCEMMSGKILEILRHLPRSNMMLIGGSARNTVMVDYLKKEISSLIIPEEAAYFEALGCALWALEHETLPAPASESVIRQDVTAFHRLPPLADFLDKVDFRTMEQGIAREGDACILGLDVGSTTTKAVLLRQEDNRILASVYLRTNGNPVGASRACYAALYEQLGPLAEKISIKGLGVTGSGRQIAGLHAMTEGIINEIIAHATGALFFDSTVDTIFEIGGQDAKYTYVKDGIPSDYAMNDACSAGTGSFLEEAAWESMGVAMEDIAGIALRGKAPPNFNDQCAAFISSDIKNAAHEGMSREDIVSGLVYSICMNYSNRVKGNRTMGNNIFMQGGVCYNRAIPVAMAALTGKRIVVPPEPGLMGAFGVALEIKKRLEHGILKESSFDLLSLKNREIAYESPFVCNGGKEHCDRKCEIARIRIEDKVNPFGGACNRWYNLRYSLSVDAESLDRVKEHASLTFQSAESESQIPSSDRISRSVGINRSFLTHSYYPLYQTFFSRLGFSVLLPDSPRPEGMISKGTAFCYPAELAHGFFYDLLHKKPDFLFLPHIRGMYVEGGNPTSTICPISQGEPYYLASTFNDREEFRRLKEADAILQPVLDFSQGYGAARTIMVNLARSLGCGKKDAEQAFSAAVALQEQVVKATRDSGREFLSALEEEGDRYGIVIFGRAYNAFVPEANLGIPRKFASRGVGVVPLTCLPLADESVDDSMYWASGQHILKGAAFVARHPQLFGCYITNFSCGPDSFLLGSFRQAMGNKPFLILELDSHVADAGLETRIEAFLDIIRNYRELYLKQQRSAAAPSRETAPARVDHEDFRIDDSHGISYSLSHPRVHLVFPSMGRFHTDAIAAIFRSAGVRATALADSDEEVLKLGRGNTSCKECLPLQLTVGSLLKYLRDRKEKEELLVYFMPTAGGPCRFGQYSQFMKAMIERLGIPDVTLYSLNAANSYEDLNASNLTLKIWTGIVLADRMEDIYGVLLSAARDRDAAITVFQEERRKLLSALEVSPELKALRPCLEEVAARLKSIPLKRRPAEIPTILLTGEIFVRHDDLSRQYLIESLADQGFATKVASVMEWIYYTDLCNQKGWVDRTLSAKDKVSLFLRSTWMKKYERTISKVLAKSDLIPDRQEDVPHLVEQASPVLNPLLLGEAVLTVGAALVEVPDPYCGVIALGPFGCMPNRVSEAILTPEMNRGKRMPRKRSRKKPGSTAESLQNRPLPFLAIESDGNPFPQIIQAKLEVFLLQAARIHDLLHAPKDHPFD, encoded by the coding sequence ATGAACAGTCTCGGCATATGCATCGGCGCAACCACACTGTCGGCCGTTGCGGTCAACAATTCTGAAGCAGGGATCAAGCGATCCCTGCTTCATCTGGAACCCCACGACGGCAATCCCCGCCAGGCCTTCCTGGATCTCTTCTCCTCTCTCCCGATAGATCATTATGACCGTATCGCAGTGACCGGACGGAAGTTCCGCTCCTTCGTCAATCTCACCTCCCTTCCCGAGCCCCAGGCCGTGGAGACGGCCCTGACGTTCGTCTGCAACGGCAATGTCCCCCTGAACGCCGTCATCAGCGCCGGAGGAGAGACCTTCCTCATTTACGTTCTCGGGAAAGACGGCAAGATCTGCTCCGTCCAGACGGGGAACAAATGCGCCTCGGGAACCGGTGAATTTTTTCTTCAGCAGATCCGCCGTCTGGACCTTGGCCTCGAAGAAGCCATCGCCTTCGCCCGGCAGGAACAACCCTATAAAGTTTCCGGACGCTGCAGCGTCTTCTGCAAAAGCGACTGTACCCATGCCACCAACAAAGGCATCCCCAAGAGACGGATCGCTTCGGGTCTCTGTGAGATGATGTCGGGAAAGATCCTGGAGATTCTTCGCCATCTGCCCCGCAGCAACATGATGCTCATCGGCGGATCGGCCCGGAATACCGTCATGGTGGATTACCTGAAAAAGGAAATATCCAGTCTCATCATCCCCGAAGAAGCGGCTTATTTTGAAGCCCTCGGCTGCGCCCTCTGGGCCCTGGAGCATGAAACCCTGCCCGCTCCAGCGTCGGAGTCCGTCATTCGACAGGATGTAACGGCCTTTCACCGCCTTCCTCCTCTGGCGGATTTCCTCGACAAGGTGGATTTCCGGACGATGGAACAGGGGATCGCCCGCGAGGGAGATGCCTGCATCCTGGGACTGGATGTGGGCTCAACCACCACGAAAGCCGTCCTGCTGCGACAGGAGGACAACCGGATCCTGGCCTCCGTCTATCTGCGCACCAACGGCAATCCCGTCGGGGCCTCGCGGGCCTGCTATGCAGCCCTTTACGAACAGTTGGGCCCCCTGGCGGAAAAGATTTCCATCAAGGGGTTGGGTGTCACGGGTTCGGGACGCCAGATCGCCGGCCTGCATGCCATGACGGAGGGCATCATCAACGAAATCATCGCCCACGCCACCGGAGCGCTGTTCTTCGATTCGACGGTGGACACGATCTTCGAAATCGGGGGGCAGGATGCCAAATACACCTATGTGAAAGACGGCATTCCCTCCGACTACGCCATGAACGACGCCTGCAGCGCCGGAACGGGTTCTTTTCTCGAAGAAGCGGCCTGGGAATCCATGGGCGTCGCCATGGAGGATATCGCCGGAATCGCCCTGCGGGGCAAGGCCCCCCCCAATTTCAACGACCAGTGCGCCGCTTTCATCAGCAGCGATATCAAGAATGCCGCCCACGAAGGGATGAGCCGGGAAGACATCGTCTCGGGACTGGTTTATTCCATCTGCATGAACTACAGCAACCGGGTAAAGGGAAACCGCACGATGGGGAACAACATCTTCATGCAGGGCGGGGTCTGTTACAACCGGGCCATTCCCGTCGCCATGGCCGCCCTGACGGGAAAAAGGATCGTCGTCCCCCCGGAACCCGGACTGATGGGGGCCTTCGGCGTAGCCCTGGAGATAAAAAAGCGCCTGGAACATGGGATTCTCAAGGAAAGCTCCTTTGATCTCCTTTCCCTGAAAAACCGGGAGATCGCCTATGAATCCCCCTTTGTCTGCAACGGGGGAAAAGAACATTGCGACCGGAAATGCGAAATTGCCCGGATCCGGATCGAAGACAAGGTTAATCCCTTTGGAGGCGCCTGTAACCGCTGGTACAATCTCCGTTATTCCCTTTCCGTGGATGCGGAGTCCCTGGATCGAGTCAAAGAGCATGCCTCGCTGACCTTCCAGAGCGCCGAGTCCGAGTCTCAGATTCCGTCTTCGGACAGGATTTCCCGATCCGTGGGAATCAACCGGTCTTTCCTGACCCATTCGTATTATCCTCTCTACCAAACCTTTTTCTCCCGGCTGGGCTTTTCCGTTCTCCTTCCGGATTCTCCCCGGCCGGAAGGCATGATTTCGAAAGGGACGGCCTTCTGCTATCCCGCGGAACTCGCCCATGGCTTTTTCTACGACCTGCTGCACAAGAAACCGGATTTTCTCTTTCTCCCCCACATCCGTGGCATGTACGTGGAAGGAGGAAATCCGACCAGCACGATCTGCCCCATCTCCCAGGGGGAGCCCTACTATCTCGCCAGCACCTTTAACGACAGGGAGGAATTCCGCCGGTTGAAGGAGGCGGACGCCATTCTGCAGCCGGTGCTGGATTTTTCTCAGGGCTATGGCGCCGCACGGACGATTATGGTCAATCTGGCCCGTTCCCTTGGCTGCGGGAAAAAGGACGCGGAACAGGCCTTTTCAGCGGCCGTCGCCCTTCAGGAACAGGTCGTCAAAGCGACCCGGGATTCGGGCCGGGAATTCCTCAGCGCCTTGGAAGAAGAAGGGGATCGTTACGGTATCGTGATCTTCGGACGGGCCTATAATGCCTTCGTCCCGGAGGCCAATCTGGGAATCCCCCGGAAATTCGCCTCGCGGGGCGTAGGGGTTGTCCCCCTCACCTGCCTTCCTCTGGCCGATGAGTCCGTCGATGATTCCATGTACTGGGCATCGGGTCAACATATTCTCAAAGGCGCCGCCTTCGTCGCCCGTCACCCTCAGCTCTTCGGCTGCTACATCACCAACTTTTCCTGTGGGCCGGACTCCTTTCTCCTGGGTTCTTTCCGCCAGGCAATGGGGAACAAGCCCTTCCTGATTCTGGAACTGGACAGCCATGTCGCGGATGCCGGCCTGGAAACCCGCATCGAAGCCTTTCTGGATATTATCCGGAATTACCGGGAGCTGTACCTTAAACAGCAGAGATCTGCCGCGGCACCTTCCCGGGAAACAGCCCCGGCTCGGGTCGATCATGAAGACTTCCGGATCGATGATTCCCACGGAATCTCCTATTCCCTCTCTCATCCCCGCGTCCACCTGGTCTTTCCTTCCATGGGACGTTTTCATACGGACGCCATCGCCGCCATTTTCCGTTCCGCGGGCGTCCGGGCGACGGCTCTTGCCGATTCCGACGAGGAAGTGCTGAAGCTCGGTCGCGGCAATACATCCTGCAAAGAATGCCTGCCCCTCCAGTTGACGGTGGGAAGCCTGCTGAAGTATCTGCGGGACAGGAAAGAGAAGGAAGAATTGCTCGTTTATTTCATGCCCACTGCCGGGGGACCCTGCCGATTCGGTCAATATTCCCAGTTCATGAAAGCCATGATCGAACGGCTCGGAATTCCGGATGTGACCCTTTATTCCCTGAACGCGGCAAACAGTTATGAAGATCTAAACGCCAGCAATCTTACCCTGAAAATCTGGACGGGAATCGTCCTTGCCGATCGAATGGAGGATATCTACGGGGTTCTGCTCAGCGCCGCCCGGGACCGGGATGCAGCAATCACTGTTTTCCAGGAGGAACGCCGGAAACTCCTTTCAGCCCTGGAGGTATCTCCCGAACTGAAAGCACTCCGGCCCTGCCTGGAAGAGGTGGCCGCCCGCCTGAAATCCATCCCGCTCAAGAGGCGACCGGCAGAGATCCCCACGATTCTGTTGACGGGAGAGATCTTTGTCCGTCATGACGACCTGTCCCGCCAATACCTCATCGAAAGTCTTGCCGATCAGGGATTCGCCACGAAAGTGGCCAGCGTGATGGAGTGGATTTATTATACGGATCTTTGCAACCAGAAGGGATGGGTCGATAGAACCCTGTCCGCGAAGGACAAGGTGTCGCTCTTTCTTCGCTCAACGTGGATGAAGAAGTATGAGCGGACAATTTCGAAGGTTCTGGCGAAATCGGATCTGATCCCCGATCGGCAGGAGGATGTGCCACACCTGGTGGAACAGGCCAGCCCGGTCCTGAATCCGCTGCTCCTTGGGGAGGCGGTTTTGACCGTGGGGGCAGCCCTGGTGGAAGTGCCGGATCCCTATTGCGGCGTTATCGCTCTGGGTCCTTTCGGCTGCATGCCGAATCGGGTTTCCGAAGCCATCCTCACCCCGGAAATGAACCGCGGAAAAAGAATGCCCCGGAAACGTTCCCGAAAAAAACCCGGCTCCACCGCGGAAAGTCTCCAGAACCGCCCCCTCCCTTTTCTGGCCATAGAGAGTGATGGGAATCCCTTCCCGCAGATCATCCAGGCAAAGCTGGAAGTCTTTCTTCTGCAGGCCGCCAGAATTCATGACCTCCTGCATGCTCCAAAGGACCATCCATTCGATTGA
- a CDS encoding PAS domain-containing sensor histidine kinase, with the protein MDFPKKDTEPARIQRRLTQSGMQEKAVRAEEERSGYLLEQDLYKTLANSSQVGVYILQDRKFQFVNPHIAEYAGYREEEMVGMESLSLIHPDDRRLARKNAIRMLKGQRFSPYEFRIITGDGRIKWIMETSTPIYYRGKRAVLGNSMNITGQKEARNRLEELEALESSILDAIPHAVVGLHNRRFIFANNAVQTVFGWLPEELIGRSVRLIYCSDEDCDKIARLFYDNLEKHRTYSTEFPCRHKDGHELICMMRASRIGERLTEGRIVVTYEDITERKRAEKELEASREQMRNLSIHLQSVREEERARIAREIHDELGQSLTAFKMDLSWLGKRMAAEKGLWDKIKAMSGLVDQTIESVHRISADLRPGLLDDLGLVAAMEWQAKDFSSRSGIICEADLDAEEVPLEKDLATAIFRIFQETLTNVARHANATKVLVRLETRGGKVILEVTDNGRGISRKQINDPKSFGIMGMRERALLWGGDVSVSGSRYRGTTVTVSIPLKAALKSGGEE; encoded by the coding sequence ATGGACTTCCCGAAAAAAGACACAGAGCCAGCCAGGATTCAGAGGCGCCTGACCCAGAGCGGGATGCAGGAAAAGGCAGTCAGGGCAGAGGAGGAACGAAGCGGATACCTTCTGGAACAGGACCTTTACAAGACCCTGGCCAACAGTTCCCAGGTAGGCGTCTATATCCTTCAGGATCGGAAATTCCAGTTTGTCAACCCTCATATTGCCGAGTATGCCGGATATCGGGAAGAGGAAATGGTGGGGATGGAATCCCTCAGCCTCATCCATCCCGATGATCGCCGGCTGGCACGGAAAAACGCCATCCGCATGCTCAAGGGACAGCGTTTTTCACCCTACGAATTCCGCATTATCACCGGAGATGGGCGGATCAAATGGATCATGGAGACCTCGACGCCCATTTACTACCGGGGGAAACGCGCCGTCCTGGGGAATTCCATGAACATCACCGGGCAGAAGGAAGCCCGCAATCGCCTGGAGGAGTTGGAAGCACTGGAGTCCTCCATCCTCGACGCCATCCCCCACGCCGTGGTCGGTCTCCATAACCGCCGGTTCATCTTTGCCAACAACGCCGTGCAGACGGTCTTCGGCTGGCTTCCGGAGGAGCTCATCGGCAGGAGCGTCCGGCTGATCTATTGCAGCGATGAGGACTGTGACAAGATCGCCCGGCTTTTTTACGACAACCTGGAAAAGCATCGGACGTACAGCACGGAATTCCCCTGCCGGCACAAGGACGGCCATGAACTGATCTGCATGATGCGGGCTTCCCGCATCGGGGAGCGATTGACCGAAGGGCGGATCGTCGTCACCTACGAGGACATCACGGAGCGGAAGAGGGCGGAAAAGGAACTGGAGGCGTCGCGGGAACAGATGCGCAATCTTTCCATTCACCTGCAATCCGTTCGGGAAGAGGAACGGGCGCGGATCGCCCGGGAAATCCACGACGAGCTGGGCCAGTCGCTGACCGCTTTCAAAATGGATCTGTCCTGGCTGGGAAAGAGAATGGCCGCGGAGAAAGGGCTGTGGGATAAGATTAAGGCCATGTCCGGACTGGTGGATCAGACCATTGAATCGGTTCACCGGATTTCGGCGGATCTGAGACCCGGCCTGCTCGATGACCTGGGACTTGTGGCGGCGATGGAATGGCAGGCCAAGGACTTCTCCAGCCGATCCGGCATAATCTGCGAGGCGGACCTGGACGCGGAAGAGGTCCCTCTGGAAAAGGATCTGGCTACGGCGATTTTCCGCATCTTTCAGGAAACCCTGACCAATGTCGCCCGGCATGCCAACGCCACCAAGGTCTTGGTCCGCCTGGAAACGAGAGGCGGAAAGGTGATATTGGAGGTGACGGACAACGGCCGGGGCATTTCGCGCAAGCAGATCAATGATCCGAAATCCTTTGGAATCATGGGGATGCGGGAGCGGGCGCTGCTCTGGGGGGGAGACGTTTCGGTGAGCGGCAGCCGTTACCGGGGAACGACGGTGACGGTCAGCATCCCCCTGAAAGCGGCTCTGAAGTCGGGAGGTGAAGAATGA